A stretch of DNA from Thermus sp. LT1-2-5:
CCCACCGGGACGGGCCTCGAGGCCCTCCGCCTCACCGCCACCTCCCTGCCTCCCGCCTACCTGGGCGAGCCCTATAGCGCCGCCTTCAGCGCCGAAGGGGGGGTTAGGCCCTACACCTTTAGCTTAGAGGGCAAGCTTCCCCAGGGCCTCACCTTCCAGGGGGGGCGGCTCAGCGGGGTGCCCAAGGAGAAGGGCCAGTTCGCCCTCATCCTCACCGTGGAGGACGGGGCCAAGAACAGCCGGGCCCAGAAGCTCACCCTCACCGTCGCCGATCCGCCTCCCCCCCGGCTCACCCTGGTGGCCCCCCAGGCCCAGGTGGAAGCCCCCTTCCTCCTCTTGGCCCGGGTGGAGGTGCGGGAGGCGGTGGGCTTTCAGCTGGAGCTTCCCCTGAAGGACCTCCTTCCCTCCTTGGAAAGCCTTAAGGCGGCGAGTCCCGCCTACCTCCTGGACTACGACCCAGGCTCGGGCCTCTTGCGCCTGGACATGGCCTTCGCCAAGCCCGTGAAGGGCCAGGAGGCCTTCCGCTTCCTCCTTTCCCCCGCCAAGCCCCTCACCCCCCGGCTTGCCCCCAAGGTGGTTCTCTACGACAAGGAGGGGAAACCCGTGGGCCAGGCCCTTCCTCGAGGCAAGCCCTTCGCTTCCCTTTGGGAGGTGGCGCAGAACCTGGGCAAGGAGGGCCAGGGGCTCAAGGGAGACCTCAACGGGGACGGTAAGGTGGACGCCGCCGACCTCCAGACCCTGGCCGAGGGGTACTTCCCCCCGGTGGCCGCCAGCCCCGAAGGGGAGAAGGCGCCCTGAGGGGGGCTCGCCTGCGAGGCGTTGGCGGGGTGCCTCGCCCCTCAAAGGGCCCGGCGGATGGCCTCGGCGTCCTCTTCCCGGTAGCCGTAGAGGGTGACCTCGAGGGTGTCCGGGGCCCGTTTGATCTCCTCCAGCATCACCCGGGCCACCTCCGCCACGGGAAGCCCTCCCACCCCCGTGCCCAAGAGGGGGAAGGCCACGGTGTTTAGGCCCAACTCCACCGCTTTTTCCAGGGCGCTTCGGGTGGCTTGGCGCACCGTTTCCAGGCTTGCTGGCTCGTCCCCCAAGACGGCGGCGTGGATCACGTAGCGCACGGGCAGGTTCCCCGCCCCCGTGACCGCTGCTTCCCCCACCCGGATCTTCCCGATCCGGTCGCACTCCTCCTGGATGGAGGGCCCTCCCTTGCGCAGAATGGCCCCCGCTACCCCCGCCCCCAGCTTCAGGTAGTTGTTGGCGGCGTTGACGAGGGCGTCCCCTTGGAACTCGGTGATGTCCCCTTGGGCCACGCGGATTCGGGCCATGGCTTCATTTTCCCTTACAATGGGCCTGATGTCACGGGATCTTCTGGGCCTCGAGGGGCGGATCGTCATGGTGACCGGGGCCGGGCGGGGCTTCGGGCGGGCCATCGCCCACGGCTACGGGCGCAACGGGGCCACGGTCATCGCCGTGGACCCCGACGTGGAGCTGGCCACCTCCGTGGCCTCCGAGGTAGAGGCCTTGGGGGCCACCGCCATCCCCATCCGCGGGGATATGAGCGTGGTGCTGGACGTGACCAGCACCTTTGAAAAGGTGGAGGAGCTCTTTGGCCTCCTGGACGGCATCGTCCACGTCACCACCGCCGAAAGCAAGACCCCCTTTGTGGAGCTTTTGGAAGGGGAGTGGTACGACCTCATGAGCCAGGACGTGAAAAGTAGCCTTTACGTCTTGCAGCACGGCCTCCGCCACCTAGCGGGGGGCGGCTTCGTCACCCTGGTCCTGCCGCCTGCGGCCCGTATGGAGCCCCACACCCTTTCCGTGCGCAAGGCGGTGGAAGGGCTCATTGAGGGGGCGAGCCGCACCTTCCCCGGGGTGCGGGTGAACGGGGTAGTGCCTTCCCGCGACCCCGTGGGGGAAGCTTACGACCAGCCCCTGGTGCGGGCCGCCTTGGGCCTCGGTTCCATGGTTTCGGAGGGCATCCGGGGAGTGGTGCTGGAAGTGCAGCTTCCCGAGCCCCCTGCCCCGCCTGAGGTGTACGAGCTCCTGCGGGAAGTCCCATGAAGTGCCCCTACTGTGGCCATCCTGACACCCGGGTGGTGGACTCCCGCCCCTCCGACGAAGGGGCGGCCATCCGCCGCCGCCGGGAGTGCCCCGCTTGTGGCCGCCGCTTCACCACTTACGAGCGCACGCAGCTGGAGCCCTTGATGGTGGTCAAGCGGGATGGGCGCAAGGAGCCCTTTAACCCGGATAAGCTCCTTCGCGGCCTCCTTTTGGCCTGCGAAAAGCGTCCCGTGGACCAGGATGTCTTGCGGCGCTTTGCGTACACCTTTGAGGACCAGGTGGCGGGCCCGGAGATCCCCTCGGAAGAGATCGGCCTCAAGGCCATGGCCTTTTTGCGCGACCTGGACCATGTGGCCTACATCCGCTTTGCCTCCGTCTACCGAGAGTTTGACTCGGTGGAGCGCTTCATTGAGGAAATCCGCCGCCTTTCTGCCCCTAGCTCCTCTTTCCCGGCTGCAGAGGACAACGAAAAGGCGTGATCCCTTCGTATAGTGGGGAACCCCACAAATCTAGCCCCAGGGTTTGCCAGTCCTGGGGTGGGGGTAGAATTGCCGGAGTACATAGACTTGCGCTCCTAGCCCCCCGGTGGGGTATAATCCCCCCGGACCGCGAAGGAGGTCAAAATGAAGCGGCGTGATTTCTTGAAGAAGGCGGGTATCGGCGTAGCGGCCAGCGCGGCGTTTGGCCCGGTGTTCGCCCAGGCGCAGCCCAGCATCCGCTGGCGCCTAGCTTCCAGCTTCCCCAAGAGCCTGGACACCATCTACGGGGCGGCGGAGGTCCTGGCGGAAAGGGTTTCCGCCCTCACCGGGGGACGTTTCCAGATTAGGCCCTACCAGGCGGGGGAGATCGTGCCTGGCCTCCAGGTGATGGACGCGGTGCAGCAGGGCACGGTAGAAGTGGGGCACACCGCCAGCTACTACTTCGTCGGCAAGGCCCAAATCCTGGCTTTTGACACCTCCGTGCCCTTTGGCCTCACGGCAAGGCAGCAGAACGCCTGGATGTACCATGGGGGTGGGATTGAGCTTTTCCGTCCCATCTTCGCTGACTTCGGCATTATCCAGTTCCCAGGCGGCAACACCGGGGTGCAGATGGGGGGATGGTTCCGCAAGGAGATCCGTACCCTTTCTGACCTTAGGGGTCTAAAAATGCGCATCCCCGGGCCCGGAGGCCAGGTGATGAGCCGCCTGGGGGTGGTGCCCCAGGTCCTGGCGGGCGGGGACATTTACCCGGCCTTGGAGCGGGGCGTGGTGGACGCCGCCGAGTGGGTGGGCCCCTACGACGACGAGAAGCTTGGTTTCTACAAGGTGGCCCGCTACTACTACTACCCCGGCTGGCACGAGCCCGGGCCCATGCTTTCCTTCTACGTGAACCTTAGGGAGTGGCAACGCCTGCCCAAGGAATACCAGCAGGCCTTTGAGGTGGCGGCGGCGGAGGCCAACCAGTGGATGATGGCCAAGTATGACCGGGTAAACGCCCCTGCCCTGCAGCGCCTCATCCGGGCCGGGGTACGCCTGCGCAAGTGGCCCGCTGAGGTCATGCGGGCGGCGCAGAAGGCAGCCTTTGACTGGTACGAGGAGGAGGCGGCCAAGGACGCTACCTACCGCAAGGTCTACACCGCCTGGAAGGCCTTCCGCGAGGAGCAGTACCGCTGGTTCGGGGTGGCGGAGCTCGGCTACGAGCAGTTCGCCTTCCCCGCTTCCTAATCCCCGGTAAAAAGGTGCCCCCGGGGCATCCCCGGGGGCTTTTTTTAGAACCCCGTTCCCCGCACGAAGGCTAGGATGGCGTCGCGGAAGAGGTAGGTGAGGAGGAGGACCAGGAGCTGGAGGCCGATGAAGGGAAGGCCTCCCAGGTAGATGTCCGCCGTCTTCACCTCCTTGGGAGCCACGTTCCTGAGGTAAAAGAGGGCGAAGCCAAAGGGCGGGGTGAGGAAGGACGTCTGGAGGTTGACCCCCACCAGTAGGCCGAACCACAGCTTGTCAATCCCCAAGGCGTCGGCGCCGATGGCCAGGAGGGGAAGGGCGATGAAGGCGATCTCAAAAAAGTCAATGAAAAAGCCCAGGAGGAAAACCAGGATCATGACGAAAAAGATGAAGCCCACCTCGCCTCCAGGCAGCCCGGTGAGGAAGCTCTCCACCCAAAGGTCCCCGTCCACCCCGCGGAAGACCAGGCTGAATAGGGTGGAGCCAATCAGGATGAAGATGACGAAGGCGGTGAGGCGGGCGGTGCCCTCCATGGCCCCGTAGAGCACGGGGAAGGAAAGCCTGCGGTTTAGGGCGGCGAGGAGAAGGGCCCCCATCACCCCCATGGCCCCCGCCTCCGTGGGGGTGGCCAGGCCGATGAGCACCGTGCCCAGGACCAAAAAGATGAGCACCAAGGGGGGGACCATGGAGAGGAGGGCCCGGCGGAGGAGGGGGTTTTTGCGGATCCAGGGGAGGAGGACAAGGGTCCAAAGGCCGAGGCCCAGAAGGACCTCCAGGCCCTCGAGCCAGCCGGGCAGGTGCAGGAACTCCCCTACCCGCCAGGCCCCCACCCCCACCAGGAGGTAGGAAAGGAGGGCGAAGGCGGCTTGCCCTTCCTTCCCTGCGTCCGGGCGGGCCTCGGGGGGCAGGGACGGGGCCCAGCGGGGCCGGAAGAGGGCCACGTAGATCACGTAGAGGAAGTAAAGGCCCACGGTGAGCCCTGCCGGGATCAGGGCAGCCCGGTACATGTCCCCCACGCTCACCCCAAGCTGGTCCGCCAGCACGATGAGGACCACGCTAGGAGGGATGATCTGAGCCAAGGTGGCGGAGCCCAGGATGACCCCGCTGGCGAAGCGGGGGTTGTAGCCGTACTTGAGCATCACCGGCAGGGAGATAAGGCCCATGGCCATGACGCTGGCTGCCACCACCCCCGTGGTGGCGGCCAGGATGGCCCCCACGAAGACCACGCTCAGGGCGAGCCCGCCCCTAAGGGGCCCGAAGAGCTTGCCCATGGTGTCCAACAGGTCCTCCGCCAGGCCGCTTTTTTCCAGGATGATGCCCATGAAGGTGAAGAAGGGGATGGCCAGGAGGAGCTGGTTGGACATGATGCCGAAGATGCGGTCGGGCATGGCCCGGAGCAAGGGAGCGGGGAAGAGGTCCAAGGCGATGCCCAAAAACCCGAAGACGACACCCACCGCCCCCAAGGAGAAGGCCACGGGGTAGCCAGAAAGCAAAAAGGCGATGAGGGCTAGGAACATGAGGGGGGGCATGAGGCTTTCCAGGCTCATTTCAGCCCCTCCTTTTCCTCCTCATCCCAAGGGGTGGGGCGGTGGCCGGTGAGGAAGGCGATGCGCTTGATGAGCTCGGAAACGCCCTGAAGGAGCAAGAGGGCGAAGCCCAGGATTACCGCCAGCTTGATGGGCCAGCGGGGCAGGCCTCCCACGTCGGGGGACATTTCCCGGATGGCCAGGGCGTTCATCGCCCAGGGCCAGGCCAGGTAGAGCACCCCTAGGGCCATGGGCAGGAGGAAGAACAGGGTGCCCACCACGTCGATCCAGGCCTGGGCCCTGCGGCTCAGGCGGCCGAAGAGGAGGTCGATGCGCACATGGGCGTTGTGCTTGAGGGCGTAGGCCCCCCCCAGAAGGAAGATGAGGCTGAACATGTACCACTGGGCCTCGAGGTAGGCGTTGGAGCTATAGCTAAAGCCATAGCGTAAGATGGCGTTGCCTGCGGAGAGGAGGGCTACCAGGAGCACGAGCCAGACCACCAGGCGCCCAATCCCTTCCGTGAGCCCGTCTATGGCGCGAGATAAACCTAAGAGGAAGCGCATATTCTTACCTCCCAAGAAAACCGGCCCCATCCTACCCGGGGAGGGAATGGGTGTCAATGCGTTCAGAAGGCAGTTTTTCCAAGTTCGGCCCGCTAGCGGGCCCGGCGGATGGGGGCCACCAAGAAGGCCCCGAGAAGGAAAAAGCCCCCGGCGAGCAGGAAGAGGACCAGATAGCCAAGGCCTTCCCGTTGCGCATTCAGGAGGTCTAGGGGCCTACCGAAGGCCCCGGCCAGCACCTGGGGCACCACGATGGAGGTCTGCCACAGGCCCATGTCCGTGGCGTGGGCTTTGGGGTTTTTGAGCACGTCCGCCACCAAGGCCCAGTCCACCGCCAGGTAAATCCCGTAGAAAAGCCCAAAGAGGAGGGAAAGGGCGAGGAGAAGGTCGTAACGGGGAAAAAGAAGGATAAAGGGCATCATGGCCCCCAGCCCTGCCCCCGAGAGGTAGATGAGGCGCTTGCGCCCAAACCGGTCCGAGGCCCGGCCGGCGGGTACGCTGGCGAGCCCTGCCCCCAAGGAGATGAGGAGGCCCAAAAGGGCCACCGCCTGGAAGGGTTCTTGGGTGAGGGTGCGGCCCAAGGCGTCGAAGGTCCCCACCACGTCGGCCAGGTAGTACTGTAGGTAGGTTTGGGCCAGATAGAAGCCCAGCATCACCAAAAAGCGGGTGAGGTAGACGAGGAGGAAGTCCCGGTCCCGCCAGGGGGCGGCCATGGCCTCGAGGAAGGACCGCCCGGCGCGGTGGGGCAGGGCCTCGGGCACCAAGGGAAGGCTAAGGCCCGCCCCCAGGAGGTTCACGGAGGCCGCCAGGTAGGCTTGGGGGGCGAGGGGCAAGAGGAAGCCCACCACCCCGCCCAGAACCTGCCCCAGGACCTGGAGCGCCCCCATGTACCCCGAGGCCAGGCCCCGCTCTCCTTTGGCCACCAGGTCGGGGATAAGGGCGCTATAGGGCCCCGTGGCCAGGTCGTCCGAAAGCTGCAGGAGCAGGTAGGCCAAAAGGAGGGCGCTGTAGCTGGGGGCGTGGACCAGGAGGAGGAGGGCCAAGGCGGTCAGCAAGCTCCCCCAAAGGAGGAAGGGCCGCCTTCGCCCCAGGCGGTCGGAGAGGTAGCCCATGAGGGGTGGGCCCAGGATGGCCATCACCGCGCCCAGGGCGAAGAGGAGGCCCAGGCGGCTCGCCTTTTCTTCCGGAGGGGAAAGCTCCGCCACCTTGGCGGGGAGGAGCACCAAAAGGACCAAGAACCACTTGAAGCTGGTGGCAAACCAGTAGGCGGAGAGGCGGAGGAACCACCCTGGCCCGTGGCGCATGGGCCTTACCTTACCAGACCGTGGCCTCGGGAACCACCAAAAGGGGCAGGGGGCTTTGGGCGGAGAGCACCTCCACCATGCGCCCCAAGCGGTGCCGCCAGGTGCTTTTGGCCTTCGAACCCAAGACCAAAAGGTCGGCTTGCCGGGCCTGGGCCAGGCGCACCAGGTCCAGCTCGTCCTCCCCGGGGGCCACCTCCACCAGGCCGGTGGCTTTAAGCAAGCCTTCCAGGAAGCTTTTGGCCCGCTCCAGCACCTCGGCCAAGGAAAGGCGTTCGGGGTCCAGGTAAGTGGGGAAGCAACACCCCCCCCTGCCGCTCACCAGGTGCAGGGCAAAGACCTCCGCCCCCAGGGCCTGGCCCCAGGCCTCCGCCACCCGGAAGGCGGCGAGGCTCGCCGGGCTTTCGTCCAGGCCCACGGCGATGCGCTTGGGGGCCGTTAGGGGTTTGGGCAGGAGGAGGATGGGGACCTCCCCCCGGTGAAGGAGGTAGCGGACCAGGCCCCCTCGGGCCAAGGCCTCGAGGGTCCCCGTCCCCCGTTGCCCCAAGAGCACCAGGCGGCTTTTTTGCGCTTCCCCCGCCACCACCTGGGCGGGAAAGCCCCGGAGGACCTTGGCCTTCATCCCCGTGGCCCCAAGGGCCTCCTGCACCCGGGCTTCCGCCT
This window harbors:
- a CDS encoding putative Ig domain-containing protein, producing MRKAWALLLLLAACGTQDPTGTGLEALRLTATSLPPAYLGEPYSAAFSAEGGVRPYTFSLEGKLPQGLTFQGGRLSGVPKEKGQFALILTVEDGAKNSRAQKLTLTVADPPPPRLTLVAPQAQVEAPFLLLARVEVREAVGFQLELPLKDLLPSLESLKAASPAYLLDYDPGSGLLRLDMAFAKPVKGQEAFRFLLSPAKPLTPRLAPKVVLYDKEGKPVGQALPRGKPFASLWEVAQNLGKEGQGLKGDLNGDGKVDAADLQTLAEGYFPPVAASPEGEKAP
- a CDS encoding macro domain-containing protein, giving the protein MARIRVAQGDITEFQGDALVNAANNYLKLGAGVAGAILRKGGPSIQEECDRIGKIRVGEAAVTGAGNLPVRYVIHAAVLGDEPASLETVRQATRSALEKAVELGLNTVAFPLLGTGVGGLPVAEVARVMLEEIKRAPDTLEVTLYGYREEDAEAIRRAL
- a CDS encoding SDR family NAD(P)-dependent oxidoreductase — translated: MSRDLLGLEGRIVMVTGAGRGFGRAIAHGYGRNGATVIAVDPDVELATSVASEVEALGATAIPIRGDMSVVLDVTSTFEKVEELFGLLDGIVHVTTAESKTPFVELLEGEWYDLMSQDVKSSLYVLQHGLRHLAGGGFVTLVLPPAARMEPHTLSVRKAVEGLIEGASRTFPGVRVNGVVPSRDPVGEAYDQPLVRAALGLGSMVSEGIRGVVLEVQLPEPPAPPEVYELLREVP
- the nrdR gene encoding transcriptional regulator NrdR; translation: MKCPYCGHPDTRVVDSRPSDEGAAIRRRRECPACGRRFTTYERTQLEPLMVVKRDGRKEPFNPDKLLRGLLLACEKRPVDQDVLRRFAYTFEDQVAGPEIPSEEIGLKAMAFLRDLDHVAYIRFASVYREFDSVERFIEEIRRLSAPSSSFPAAEDNEKA
- a CDS encoding TRAP transporter substrate-binding protein, coding for MKRRDFLKKAGIGVAASAAFGPVFAQAQPSIRWRLASSFPKSLDTIYGAAEVLAERVSALTGGRFQIRPYQAGEIVPGLQVMDAVQQGTVEVGHTASYYFVGKAQILAFDTSVPFGLTARQQNAWMYHGGGIELFRPIFADFGIIQFPGGNTGVQMGGWFRKEIRTLSDLRGLKMRIPGPGGQVMSRLGVVPQVLAGGDIYPALERGVVDAAEWVGPYDDEKLGFYKVARYYYYPGWHEPGPMLSFYVNLREWQRLPKEYQQAFEVAAAEANQWMMAKYDRVNAPALQRLIRAGVRLRKWPAEVMRAAQKAAFDWYEEEAAKDATYRKVYTAWKAFREEQYRWFGVAELGYEQFAFPAS
- a CDS encoding TRAP transporter large permease subunit — its product is MSLESLMPPLMFLALIAFLLSGYPVAFSLGAVGVVFGFLGIALDLFPAPLLRAMPDRIFGIMSNQLLLAIPFFTFMGIILEKSGLAEDLLDTMGKLFGPLRGGLALSVVFVGAILAATTGVVAASVMAMGLISLPVMLKYGYNPRFASGVILGSATLAQIIPPSVVLIVLADQLGVSVGDMYRAALIPAGLTVGLYFLYVIYVALFRPRWAPSLPPEARPDAGKEGQAAFALLSYLLVGVGAWRVGEFLHLPGWLEGLEVLLGLGLWTLVLLPWIRKNPLLRRALLSMVPPLVLIFLVLGTVLIGLATPTEAGAMGVMGALLLAALNRRLSFPVLYGAMEGTARLTAFVIFILIGSTLFSLVFRGVDGDLWVESFLTGLPGGEVGFIFFVMILVFLLGFFIDFFEIAFIALPLLAIGADALGIDKLWFGLLVGVNLQTSFLTPPFGFALFYLRNVAPKEVKTADIYLGGLPFIGLQLLVLLLTYLFRDAILAFVRGTGF
- a CDS encoding TRAP transporter small permease subunit, which produces MRFLLGLSRAIDGLTEGIGRLVVWLVLLVALLSAGNAILRYGFSYSSNAYLEAQWYMFSLIFLLGGAYALKHNAHVRIDLLFGRLSRRAQAWIDVVGTLFFLLPMALGVLYLAWPWAMNALAIREMSPDVGGLPRWPIKLAVILGFALLLLQGVSELIKRIAFLTGHRPTPWDEEEKEGLK
- a CDS encoding MFS transporter, whose product is MRHGPGWFLRLSAYWFATSFKWFLVLLVLLPAKVAELSPPEEKASRLGLLFALGAVMAILGPPLMGYLSDRLGRRRPFLLWGSLLTALALLLLVHAPSYSALLLAYLLLQLSDDLATGPYSALIPDLVAKGERGLASGYMGALQVLGQVLGGVVGFLLPLAPQAYLAASVNLLGAGLSLPLVPEALPHRAGRSFLEAMAAPWRDRDFLLVYLTRFLVMLGFYLAQTYLQYYLADVVGTFDALGRTLTQEPFQAVALLGLLISLGAGLASVPAGRASDRFGRKRLIYLSGAGLGAMMPFILLFPRYDLLLALSLLFGLFYGIYLAVDWALVADVLKNPKAHATDMGLWQTSIVVPQVLAGAFGRPLDLLNAQREGLGYLVLFLLAGGFFLLGAFLVAPIRRAR
- a CDS encoding universal stress protein is translated as MRLLAAVDLGEGLEALVATARHLEKGLGGEAELLHVIPTPYFDALARRFPELKETLEGALAQAEARVQEALGATGMKAKVLRGFPAQVVAGEAQKSRLVLLGQRGTGTLEALARGGLVRYLLHRGEVPILLLPKPLTAPKRIAVGLDESPASLAAFRVAEAWGQALGAEVFALHLVSGRGGCCFPTYLDPERLSLAEVLERAKSFLEGLLKATGLVEVAPGEDELDLVRLAQARQADLLVLGSKAKSTWRHRLGRMVEVLSAQSPLPLLVVPEATVW